A genomic segment from Coccinella septempunctata chromosome 3, icCocSept1.1, whole genome shotgun sequence encodes:
- the LOC123310310 gene encoding histone H1-like, giving the protein MRQATTPATAVGKTLKKAEKKTSARSKHVKPSHPPTSDMVNRAIKGLKERSGSSLHAIKKYIGSNYKTKGKEASGSFKLAAGGSTTNASKKFAKKLVKSADGANKNASPTMAADKKNTSPARSTSI; this is encoded by the exons ATGCGACAGGCAACTACGCCCGCCACTGCTGTTGGTAAGACGCTGAAAAAAGCTGAGAAAAAAACCTCAGCAAGGTCAAAACATGTCAAACCCAGCCATCCCCCAACTTCCGATATGGTTAAtcgtgccatcaaaggattGAAAGAAAGGAGCGGATCCTCGTTGCATGCTATCAAGAAATACATCGGTTCGAATTACAAG ACCAAAGGAAAAGAAGCGTCTGGTTCTTTCAAATTGGCGGCTGGCGGTTCTACAACAAACGCGTCGAAGaaatttgcgaaaaaattggtcaagtcgGCCGATGGAGCAAATAAGAATGCATCACCTACAATGGCAGCCGACAAGAAGAACACATCACCTGCCAGGTCTACATCTATCTAG